The proteins below are encoded in one region of Deltaproteobacteria bacterium:
- a CDS encoding phosphoribosylformylglycinamidine synthase subunit PurQ → MPKKVKTIVITGNGTNCEMEMAHACRLAGADEVDIVHISTLLYGEKSLDDYHFLNLPGGFLDGDDLGSAKAGANRILHAKVKGTSEILYDQFVRFIAQGKLILGVCNGFQLLVKLGMLPGFDGDYRTQTVTLTFNDSGRFEDRWVYLRVNHDSPCIFTKNIGVLYLPVRHGEGKFITKDEDILERLHDARQVPVQYSHHNYTDIAMDYPANPNGSIDGIAGICDSTGRIFGLMPHPEAYLHYTNHPRWTRETLPEEGMGLAIFRNAIDFLKKEDV, encoded by the coding sequence ATGCCCAAGAAGGTTAAAACAATCGTCATTACAGGAAACGGAACGAACTGTGAGATGGAAATGGCGCATGCCTGCAGGCTTGCGGGCGCCGATGAGGTGGATATCGTCCATATCAGCACGTTGCTCTATGGCGAAAAAAGCCTCGATGATTATCATTTCCTCAACCTGCCCGGAGGGTTTCTTGACGGCGATGATCTGGGCTCGGCGAAAGCCGGGGCGAACCGTATCCTGCACGCAAAAGTCAAAGGAACTTCAGAGATATTGTATGATCAATTTGTCAGGTTCATCGCACAGGGTAAGCTGATCCTCGGCGTCTGCAATGGATTCCAGCTATTGGTCAAACTGGGGATGCTCCCCGGTTTTGACGGAGATTACCGGACGCAGACTGTAACTCTGACTTTCAACGATTCAGGCCGCTTTGAAGATCGATGGGTTTATCTCCGGGTGAATCATGATTCCCCCTGCATCTTCACAAAAAATATAGGGGTGCTGTATCTCCCCGTAAGACACGGGGAGGGAAAGTTTATTACGAAAGATGAGGATATTCTCGAAAGGTTACACGATGCTCGCCAGGTCCCTGTTCAGTACAGTCATCATAATTATACGGATATCGCCATGGACTATCCCGCTAATCCTAACGGCTCTATAGACGGCATCGCCGGTATCTGCGACAGTACGGGGAGGATTTTTGGCCTCATGCCTCATCCCGAAGCATATCTCCACTACACCAACCATCCCCGCTGGACCCGTGAGACACTTCCCGAAGAAGGGATGGGACTGGCCATCTTCAGGAATGCCATTGACTTTCTTAAAAAAGAGGATGTCTGA
- a CDS encoding AIR synthase-related protein, which yields MADRIEIGFKEGIRDALGEKIKKRIVEHLHINVDSVKTIEVHTIDGNLTREELEIVAGGPLSDSIIQNFAINTGLADRFDWMIEVGFRPGVTDNVGKTARESIELLLRRVSDRLSGVYTSRQYVIEGPIRREDAERIASSLLANDLIERYVIVDGKSWDRKKGMPSSVPRVIGENHLTVEEIDLDVSEEMLLKKSNERVLALNLDEMKALRNYLRNEAILDERRKVGLGETMTDAELECLAQTWSEHCKHKIFNARIIYEDERGIFQEIDSLFDSFIRRSTKEIREHLGKDDWCLSVFVDNAGIIKFNDDYNLVFKVETHNSPSALDPYGGALTGIVGVNRDPFGTGRGAKLIFNTDVFCFAPPTYDKPLPKRILHPRRIYEGVREGVEHGGNKSGIPTINGCIVFDERFLGKPLVYCGTGGIMPSFVHGEPAHTKEIHPGDAVVMAGGRIGKDGIHGATFSSEELHEGSPVTAVQIGDPITQKKMTDFLLIARDRGIYRCITDNGAGGLSSSVGETARLSGGCKIDLKKAPLKYAGLNPWEILISESQERMTLAVAPEKVDAFLELARKMDVEATVVGKYTDSGMFHVLYGDQTVAYLEMDFLHSGVPQMQLRAKWLPPLHPEPDFPEPADMGQALKNMLSRMNICSKEAVVRQYDHEVQGGSVIKPLVGIANDGPSDAAVIRPILTSFEGVVVANGICPRYSDIDTYHMAACAIDEAIRNAIAVGGSLDRMAGLDNFCWCDPVQSEKTPDGEYKLAQLVRANKALYFYTRAFGVPCISGKDSMKNDYHIGNVKISIPPTLLFSTIGKIEDVRQAVTMDAKRPGDLVYIVGETYPELGGSEWYAMHGYIGNEVPRVNAEKAKALYIALSGAIQKGLVASCHDCSDGGVGVALAETAFAGGLGMLVNLDLVPSPGVDRDDTLLFSESQSRFVVTISPAVKEPFEEIMKGMSISQVGTVLEEGLLKINGIRGNSIVEEDIDELKAVWQKPLDF from the coding sequence ATGGCAGACAGGATTGAAATAGGATTCAAGGAAGGGATAAGAGACGCCCTCGGCGAAAAGATTAAAAAAAGAATTGTCGAACATTTGCACATCAATGTTGATTCAGTGAAAACCATCGAAGTCCATACCATTGATGGAAACCTGACACGCGAGGAGCTGGAAATCGTTGCCGGCGGCCCTCTTTCCGATTCGATCATCCAGAATTTTGCAATTAACACCGGCCTGGCTGACCGATTCGACTGGATGATTGAAGTGGGTTTCAGGCCCGGTGTCACCGATAACGTCGGAAAAACTGCCAGGGAGTCTATCGAATTGCTCTTAAGGAGAGTATCGGACCGGCTTTCCGGGGTATACACATCAAGGCAATATGTGATTGAAGGGCCGATCAGGAGGGAAGACGCAGAAAGAATCGCTTCGAGCCTCTTGGCCAATGATCTCATCGAGCGATACGTGATCGTTGATGGAAAGTCATGGGACAGGAAGAAGGGGATGCCTTCCTCTGTGCCGCGTGTTATCGGTGAAAACCACCTGACTGTTGAAGAAATCGATCTTGATGTCAGCGAAGAGATGCTGCTTAAAAAGAGCAACGAGCGTGTCCTGGCCCTGAATTTAGATGAGATGAAGGCTCTCCGGAATTATCTGAGAAATGAGGCGATTCTTGATGAGAGGAGAAAGGTGGGCCTTGGTGAAACAATGACCGATGCCGAACTGGAATGTCTTGCCCAGACATGGTCCGAGCACTGCAAACACAAAATATTCAACGCCAGGATTATTTACGAAGACGAACGTGGTATATTTCAGGAAATCGATTCCCTTTTTGACAGCTTCATCAGGAGATCCACGAAGGAGATCAGGGAACATCTGGGAAAGGATGACTGGTGCCTGTCCGTTTTTGTCGACAATGCCGGAATAATAAAATTCAATGATGACTACAATCTGGTTTTCAAGGTAGAGACGCACAATTCTCCTTCGGCTCTTGACCCCTATGGCGGCGCCCTTACGGGAATTGTCGGGGTCAACAGGGATCCTTTCGGCACGGGCAGAGGCGCGAAACTGATCTTCAACACAGACGTCTTCTGTTTTGCACCGCCCACGTATGATAAACCACTCCCGAAACGGATCCTCCACCCGAGACGCATCTATGAAGGGGTTCGGGAAGGTGTTGAGCATGGTGGGAATAAGAGCGGTATCCCCACAATTAACGGGTGCATTGTATTCGATGAGCGATTTCTGGGGAAACCTCTTGTGTACTGTGGGACGGGGGGGATCATGCCTTCCTTTGTCCATGGTGAGCCTGCGCATACGAAAGAAATTCACCCCGGGGATGCTGTTGTTATGGCCGGGGGTAGAATCGGGAAGGATGGGATTCACGGGGCGACATTTTCTTCCGAGGAACTTCATGAGGGTTCCCCCGTGACGGCTGTACAGATCGGTGATCCCATCACTCAGAAAAAGATGACCGATTTTCTTCTGATTGCGAGAGACCGCGGCATCTATCGGTGTATTACCGATAACGGTGCGGGCGGCCTTTCTTCCTCTGTAGGCGAGACTGCCCGCTTATCCGGTGGATGTAAAATCGATCTGAAGAAGGCTCCCTTGAAGTATGCCGGCTTGAACCCCTGGGAGATTCTCATCTCCGAATCCCAGGAGAGGATGACGCTGGCGGTAGCTCCGGAAAAAGTCGATGCATTTCTTGAGCTTGCACGGAAGATGGATGTGGAGGCGACCGTTGTCGGCAAATACACGGATTCTGGAATGTTCCATGTTCTCTATGGGGACCAAACGGTTGCCTATCTGGAGATGGATTTCCTCCACAGCGGAGTTCCCCAGATGCAGTTGCGTGCAAAGTGGTTACCCCCTTTGCATCCGGAGCCGGATTTTCCTGAACCTGCCGATATGGGGCAGGCCTTGAAAAACATGCTATCCAGGATGAATATCTGCAGCAAGGAGGCCGTCGTACGACAGTACGATCATGAGGTCCAGGGAGGCAGCGTTATTAAGCCGCTGGTCGGTATTGCCAATGACGGACCCAGTGATGCCGCGGTTATCCGGCCCATCCTTACTTCCTTTGAAGGTGTTGTTGTGGCGAACGGTATCTGCCCCCGTTACAGTGATATTGATACGTACCACATGGCTGCATGTGCTATTGACGAGGCTATAAGGAATGCAATAGCTGTGGGGGGAAGCCTTGACCGGATGGCCGGGCTGGATAACTTCTGCTGGTGCGATCCGGTCCAGTCGGAAAAGACCCCCGACGGCGAGTATAAACTGGCGCAACTCGTCCGGGCGAACAAGGCCCTTTATTTTTATACGAGGGCTTTCGGTGTTCCCTGCATTTCGGGAAAGGACAGTATGAAAAATGACTATCACATCGGAAACGTGAAAATATCGATCCCGCCGACTCTCCTGTTTTCTACCATTGGAAAAATCGAGGATGTGCGGCAAGCGGTCACGATGGATGCGAAGCGCCCCGGTGATTTAGTCTATATCGTCGGTGAGACCTATCCTGAATTAGGTGGTTCCGAATGGTACGCCATGCATGGCTACATTGGGAATGAGGTTCCAAGGGTCAACGCGGAAAAAGCGAAAGCGCTGTATATCGCGTTGAGCGGAGCCATTCAGAAAGGCCTTGTGGCTTCCTGTCATGACTGTTCTGATGGAGGAGTTGGTGTTGCCCTTGCCGAGACAGCGTTTGCAGGCGGGTTGGGCATGCTGGTCAACCTTGACCTCGTCCCATCTCCCGGCGTCGATCGTGACGATACACTCCTTTTTTCGGAGTCACAGAGCAGATTTGTTGTCACGATTTCTCCCGCTGTAAAAGAGCCGTTCGAAGAAATAATGAAGGGAATGAGCATCAGTCAGGTGGGAACAGTTCTTGAGGAAGGGCTATTGAAAATAAATGGAATCAGGGGAAACAGTATCGTCGAGGAAGATATCGACGAATTAAAAGCGGTGTGGCAAAAGCCGCTGGACTTTTAA